The sequence below is a genomic window from Methylotuvimicrobium sp. KM2.
GACTTAATGCTAACCGGCGAAGTTGAAATTATCTGGATAAAAGAAAAAGATAATAATATCTTGATGGGTTTGGAATTCAAGCATGTTATTTACAATGCCGATCGCTTATGGTTAAAGCGTCAATACTATCGTAAAAAACAGACTTTTGTTGGGTTCTTGATGCTTAATAACAAGAGAGTAGAATTCGAAGGAAAAAACATTTCGGTAGACGGCCTAATGATCTATGTAAAAGATCTCGACAAAGATTTGTTGCCGAATGCCGTGGTTAGTTTATATTCCGAATCCCTAAAAATGAAAGGAATGGCTAAGATTTGTTGGATACAACATGAACAAGAGCAAGAAAAAAATGGTGCGTTAATAGGCTTACGTTATTTGAGTAGTGAATGAGTAACTATTCAGTCCCCGGTAATTATCGTTTCCACGCTTTGCGTGGGAACGCCTGAGTACCGCTCCAGCGGTACGAGACGCTAGAGCGTCTCGGTCTTCATTCCCGCGCGGCAGCGCTCATCGTTATACACAAGTGCCGTCATTCCCGCAGGACGCGGGCATCCAGTGCCATGGATGGTCGCCCTCAAGCTATCCATGCAGCCTGGATTCCGGCAATCCCTGCCGGAATGACGGCTATCAAACAGAGATGTGTATAACGATGAGCGCCGGAGCCTGGGAACGATAGGGGGTGTGAATCATTACAAGCTGACTGAATACCTGTGTCCGAAAGCAATAGTATTCAATCGTATTTGATATATTTAAAACGAGGGTCGTCCGGTGTGCCCTCTAGCGATGAATTTTGGTCTAATCCGGGCTGCCACATGACAACCTCCTCGATTTTTTTTGCTAGTTCGAAATCTTTATTCGTGATGCCTTTCGCGGCGTGGTTGACCAATTTGACGATAACGAAAGCATAGGACACGGTAAGGTCGGGATGGTGGAAGGCTGCTTCGGCTAGGTGACCTACGGTATTGACGATCATCAGTGTCGATTTCCAACCGCTTGTTTTATATTTGCGTCGAATCCATCCTTTTTCGAGATACCAGTTCGGTAATTCCGCTTTGAGTCTAGCTTCTACCTCTTGATCGGAATAGGTTTCTTCGTGTTTGCGTTCTCTCCAGCTCATGATGATGACCTCTTGGAATCAATCGTAATAATGGTAGTGAAAGGCGTTATTGTTCATCTTGTTTGACGCATTCTAACAATGAATATTGGATAATGAATAGCGTGATTGCGATGGGAAATAGCAAAAAATGTTCAATAAGCAATAAGCTGACAACAGAAAAACCCATCGTTATCAAAGACAGTAGGCGCTTGCGCCCGGCAATCTTTAACATGACTCTCAGCGTTTCTTGATCGATGTTTTTCCTTTGTCCGACAAAAAGTATTACCGTTATAAGCGAAACGAAAGCTAGAAAATATGGGAAATATATGAACATCGGCGCATCGGGTTCGAAAAAACGATGCCAATAAGCAAACCATACGAATAACGTGCTCGATGCATAAATGTCATGCCAGTTAAGATGGTTGGGTTTATTAACCAATACGCCGATGCCGCTAACCGCCATTACCGATCCCATGAGCGGAACGACAAACGGCGACAATAAATAGGCAACCAGCGGATGATTATTATCGGCAAGGTAGCCCAGGGATAGGCAAGTTAAAATGAAAATTGGCATATATTTTTCGCACTTAAAATTTCGGCAGCACCTGAGGAGGCGCCTGGGTGTCCGATACAGGCTTTGCCAGCATGGAGCTGGCATAGAGCCTACATGGACGTATTCACGGCGTCCTTTAGCGGACACCCAGGCGCCGAATTTTGATCTACGATGGCTATAAATGAGCCCATGATTTGTAAAAAATGTGACGCCATAAAGGATTGTATCTCAACGATGGTATTTGCCAATGAATCTATTGCTTGGGTGTTAATCATGTGTGAAGATTGATAATCAACCGGCTACAATGATTGAGACTGTTGAGCAAAAACCGGAGGAACGCACATGTCAGAAAAATTCAAGTACATCCGTTGGTTTGAGGAGCTAACGATCGAGGATATTCCTTTGGTTGGCGGCAAGAATGCCTCGCTGGGCGAGATGTACCGCGAACTAGCAGCCGAAGGCATCTGCGTGCCGAACGGTTTTGCAATTACAGCTGAAGGATACCGGCACATGCTCGATAAGGCGGATGCCTGGGCAGCCTTGCATGAGGCGCTCGATACATTGAATCCCGATGATGTGAACGATTTGGCTAGACGCGCCAGAAAAGCGCGAGATATCGTTTACGCAGCGCCTCTTTCAGAAGAATTAGAGCATGAAATTCTCCGTGCTTTCGATCAACTTCAAGGACAATACGATGAAGAATTGACCGTTGCGGTTAGAAGTTCGGCGACGGCAGAAGACTTACCAACCGCAAGCTTCGCCGGTCAACAGGATACCTATCTAAATGTACATGGTGGACAAGCCCTGCTCGATGCGTGTAAGCGTTGTTTCGCGAGTCTATTTACCGATCGGGCGATTCATTACCGGGTCGATCAAGGTTTCGATCATTTCAAGGTGTCGTTATCGATCGGCGTAATGAAAATGGTCCGTTCGGATTTAGCGTCGAGCGGCGTGATGTTTTCGATCGATACCGAATCGGGATTTAAGGACGCGATATTTATCACCGGTGCTTACGGTCTCGGTGAAAATGTCGTGCAGGGCTCGGTCGATCCGGACGAGTTTTATGTGCATAAGCCGACCTTCGAGCAAGGTCATCGTTGTGTACTTCGGCGGTCGCTTGGCGCTAAAAAAATCAAGATGATCTATAGCGAAGGCCGCACGCGAGAGCAAACTTGTAATGTCGTGACATCTGCCGAAGAGCGTTCGCAATTTTGCCTAAGCGCCGGCGAGGTGCTGACCTTGGCCGATTACGCGATCAAGATCGAAAAGCATTACAGCGCGAAGGCAAATCAGCCTAGACCGATGGATATCGAATGGGCGAAGGACGGTCTGGATGGGCAACTCTACATCGTGCAGGCACGCCCCGAAACGGTTGCGTCGCAGTTGAGCGGCACGATGCTCGAACAATACGAATTAAAACAAAAGGCCGAGGCGATTGTGATTGGACGAGCGGTCGGCAGCAAGATCGCGGTCGGTACCGCGCATGTAATCAAAAATGTCAGCCAATTGAATACCTTTAAACCCGGCGAAGTGTTGATCACCGACATGACTACACCGGATTGGGAGCCGGTCATGAAAACGGCGGCCGCGATCGTGACCAATCGAGGCGGGCGTACCTGTCATGCAGCGATCATTGCCCGCGAACTAGGTGTCCCGGCCGTGATCGGCTGCGACAATGCGACCGAAACGATTAAGACCGGTACGACTGTCACGGTATCTTGTGCCGAAGGCGATGCCGGCAAGGTCTATGAAGGCGAGTTGAGTTTCGATGTCAATAAGACCGATCTTTCCGGATTGAAGCGACCGAAAACTAAAATCATGTTGAATTTGGGCAATCCGGAATTGGCATTCAAACTCAGCTTTTTGCCGAATGACGGCGTCGGGTTGGCGCGGATGGAATTCATCATTACTGAGTTTATCAAGGCTCATCCGATGGCGCTGATTCATCCTGAACGCATACATGATGCCGACGAAAAAGCAACGGTTAAACGCTTGACCCGCCATTATGCACAACCGGAGGATTTTTTCATCGAGCGTCTTGCGGAGGGAGTCGGTACGATCGCGGCAGCGTTTTATCCGAAACCTGTCGTGGTCAGAATGTCCGACTTCAAGACTAACGAATATGCAACCTTGCTCGGCGGGCGCTGGTTCGAGAGCGACGAGGCGAATCCGATGATCGGTTTCAGAGGTGCCTCGCGTTATGTTCACCCCGATTACAAAGAAGGCTTCGCACTCGAATGCCGAGCAATGAAGCGGGTTCGCGAAGACATGGGTTTGACCAACGTGATTCTTATGATTCCGTTTTGCCGCCGGGAGCAAGAAGCTGTGCGCGTTTTGGATTATATGGCCGAGCTCGGTTTGAAAAGAGGGGAGAACGGGCTCGAAATTTATGTGATGTGCGAAATTCCGAATAATGTCATTCGTATCGATGCGTTTTCGAAACTGTTCGACGGTTTTTCGATTGGTTCGAACGATTTGACTCAATTGACGCTCGGCGTCGATAGGGATTCCGAAATACTTGCCGAAGATTTCGATGAACGCGACCCGGGCGTCAAAGAAATGATCCGTATGGCCGTGGAAGGCGCACGTCGTAACGGCAAGCATTCCGGCTTGTGCGGGCAGGCGCCGTCCGATTATCCGGAAATGGCCGAATATTTGGTCGAAATCGGCATCGACTCGATGAGTTTGAATCCGGATACGGTGTTGCAGACGACTCAGCGGATTTTGGCTCTGGAAGAAACAATAAGGGAGAGACAGCCAAACTATTAGCCCTTCGCGCTCAATTAGCCCAAACCCAGGCACTCTTGCAATAATTACTCCTGATTCGCTAGCTGCTTCAGCTTGCCGGAGCCAAGTGCCCGAGCGGGCCAGTCGTAACCGCAGCGACTTCTGCGGGACGGGTTATTTAACCCGTCCCCAACGTTTCGGTTTGCCCTAAACATTTCGGCTGACTTCGGCCAAAGTCAAAACGTTTAGAACGGGGTTGCAAACCCCGTCCTGCCAGGGATATCCTGGTTTTTGGGTTTTAGCTGAAGAAACTTGCTAATCAGGTAATTACTTGTCTGCTGGCGATTATGTCGCCGACAACAATTCAATCGCCGGCCGCGCCCAAAATCGTCGTGTTGATCTGTGGATAAATATATGTGAACTACAACAATAAAATGATAATTAACGTAAAAACAACCTATTAACTGCTAGTATTAAAGCTATACTGCTTTCCGGGCAGTATTCGTTGCCTACATTGAAATACATTTGGAATTATTGTTTATGGAGTGTTTACTATGATAAAAAAATTAAATCTTACTTTTCTGCTGTCCTTGGTGGCGATAAGCAGTGCTACTGTTCATGCTGAATCGCAAATAGTTGCGCCACAAGGGCAAGAAGTCCTGATAGCTTTCCCAGAGCTAATTAGTTCAGAAAAAGCTATCCCGGCAAAAGTTACCGACAATATTGAGGTTCCGCCCGGTGCCGTACGTGCCCCAGCACCGCCGCTAACGCAAATGTGGGTCTATGCCGTTGGTTCAACTAATTGTGGGTGGGAATACACCGTCGGCTTGTCGGTAACGACGTGTGATCACGGCGGTGCCCAACTCCGAACCGCTGTTCTGGAAATCGGATATGGAAGCAGCCGGATTGCTTGGATGAATGGTGGGGTACTGCCCGGTTCGGCTATGTATGCAAGCACACCCGTATGCATTACAGGCGGTTACTACTCGTGGCCCTGCACGGCGGGACAAACTGTCGTTGGCTTCCTGAACGAATACAACGTCGATGGCTACCAGAACGGCATTTTCAAGTATCAAAACACTTCCATCAATTCGCCGTGGAATACCATGTCGGTACAGATCAGTATTCTTTGATCCGTTGAACCCTTCTTAATCCTTAATGTAGTATGGGCCGGTGTACCGGCCCTTTTCATTTCTAAGCGCGAGTATCGATGCCGATAGTCTGGCCTTGTTGGCTATGGCTCATGATTTGCCTGGCCGATTCCAGCATCTTAAGCGTTGTTTGGTCATTGCGCGATAGCGCACCCTCGATGCCGGCGCGAACTCTTTGCGTGAAGTCGATACGTTCACCGTCAGCAGCCGGCAACTCGCTACCGACGCCAACACCGGCCGGAACTTTCATCGTCATTGCCATGAAAGACCGGCTGTCATCGAGTGACATTTCTCCGCTACGAATTTGACCATTGACCCAATCGCGCATTTCTTGACGTGTCATGCTGGTAAAATCCGTTTGCTTGACGCCGGCCGTGTCGGTCTTCACCGTGGATGTAGTTAGCGCGGTCGAGAACGACGTAGCGCCGTTGAGATCAGCGGCCGAAGACTGCGCTCGCTGGTTGGTGTGTAGGTAGCTGGTTGCTGTATCAATTTTCATTACGGTCACTCCTTCAATGGTAAGTATTGCACTATAGCCTAAGCAAAACTTGCGCCTGTCTGTCGTCCTTTGGAAAAATCGCTTTAATTTTCCATGAAATAGGGATCATTTGAGCAGTGAACAGGAGCTAAAGATTCGGTATTCGACGTTTGGATGACTTTTGAACGGCAAAATGCTGCCAGTGAACGGCAAAATGCTGCCAGATGGCAAATTTCTTCCAGGAATAGCTCAATGCACGTCAGATTTTTGACGTCTCAAAATTTATGAATTTGAGCGTCTTGGTTGTTTATTTAGTAACTGTTTAAAAACTATTACCCTATTTTATCTGTAAATATCAGGTGACGCTGGAAGAAGTAAAGTGGCATAGGCCTTGGCAGGACGGGGTTTGCAACCCCGTCCGAAACGTTTCAACCGTGGTCGAAGCAAGTCGAAACGTTGGAGGCAGGTTAAATAACCCATCTCGCAGGAGGGTAATGAAGGAAGGAGAATTGAGGTAATTATTCAGTCCCCTCTTTGAAAAAGAGGGGTTAAGGGAGATTTTTTAAATAAATCCCCCTTTTACAAAGCATAAGTATCTATACATCTTTGTCTTTTAAAATCATGTTGTTATAAAGTTACTTCTAGTTTTTTATGAAGATAGGGACTAAAAATTGAAGTTTTTAGTCTACTTTTTATCCTAGATTACAGACAAATTAACTTAACTAATTGTTTTATAAAGCTGAAAACTTGTGTAGACACCGATGTTTACAAAGAGGGAGGCAAAGTTCCAGCTTGTTTTAGATGCAGGGATCTGAATAATTACATTGAAAATGCTGTATCTTCAAGTCCTTCATGGTGAAATGATTTTTTAGGATAATCAAGTCCCGCAAAACGTTTGATAAACACGCTCATCGGGTTGAGGCGGTTCTTGATAATGCCGGCAACCGGGTTGTTC
It includes:
- a CDS encoding PilZ domain-containing protein, with translation MFRERKEYRKNLTSSGKLHLAGETLDFISHDVSVNGILIEIVPGRLLSTFSDFESFINENSAAEIFVKDLMLTGEVEIIWIKEKDNNILMGLEFKHVIYNADRLWLKRQYYRKKQTFVGFLMLNNKRVEFEGKNISVDGLMIYVKDLDKDLLPNAVVSLYSESLKMKGMAKICWIQHEQEQEKNGALIGLRYLSSE
- a CDS encoding 4a-hydroxytetrahydrobiopterin dehydratase yields the protein MSWRERKHEETYSDQEVEARLKAELPNWYLEKGWIRRKYKTSGWKSTLMIVNTVGHLAEAAFHHPDLTVSYAFVIVKLVNHAAKGITNKDFELAKKIEEVVMWQPGLDQNSSLEGTPDDPRFKYIKYD
- the ppsA gene encoding phosphoenolpyruvate synthase — encoded protein: MSEKFKYIRWFEELTIEDIPLVGGKNASLGEMYRELAAEGICVPNGFAITAEGYRHMLDKADAWAALHEALDTLNPDDVNDLARRARKARDIVYAAPLSEELEHEILRAFDQLQGQYDEELTVAVRSSATAEDLPTASFAGQQDTYLNVHGGQALLDACKRCFASLFTDRAIHYRVDQGFDHFKVSLSIGVMKMVRSDLASSGVMFSIDTESGFKDAIFITGAYGLGENVVQGSVDPDEFYVHKPTFEQGHRCVLRRSLGAKKIKMIYSEGRTREQTCNVVTSAEERSQFCLSAGEVLTLADYAIKIEKHYSAKANQPRPMDIEWAKDGLDGQLYIVQARPETVASQLSGTMLEQYELKQKAEAIVIGRAVGSKIAVGTAHVIKNVSQLNTFKPGEVLITDMTTPDWEPVMKTAAAIVTNRGGRTCHAAIIARELGVPAVIGCDNATETIKTGTTVTVSCAEGDAGKVYEGELSFDVNKTDLSGLKRPKTKIMLNLGNPELAFKLSFLPNDGVGLARMEFIITEFIKAHPMALIHPERIHDADEKATVKRLTRHYAQPEDFFIERLAEGVGTIAAAFYPKPVVVRMSDFKTNEYATLLGGRWFESDEANPMIGFRGASRYVHPDYKEGFALECRAMKRVREDMGLTNVILMIPFCRREQEAVRVLDYMAELGLKRGENGLEIYVMCEIPNNVIRIDAFSKLFDGFSIGSNDLTQLTLGVDRDSEILAEDFDERDPGVKEMIRMAVEGARRNGKHSGLCGQAPSDYPEMAEYLVEIGIDSMSLNPDTVLQTTQRILALEETIRERQPNY
- a CDS encoding YolA family protein translates to MIKKLNLTFLLSLVAISSATVHAESQIVAPQGQEVLIAFPELISSEKAIPAKVTDNIEVPPGAVRAPAPPLTQMWVYAVGSTNCGWEYTVGLSVTTCDHGGAQLRTAVLEIGYGSSRIAWMNGGVLPGSAMYASTPVCITGGYYSWPCTAGQTVVGFLNEYNVDGYQNGIFKYQNTSINSPWNTMSVQISIL